In Mangrovivirga cuniculi, the following proteins share a genomic window:
- a CDS encoding helix-turn-helix domain-containing protein yields MAIIKIANISLVLIEAFSDVEFSDIFRISLIIIAAIPIFIMAYREMNFKRTFEPQYEKYGDSGVSNSEIKKYSDRIISLIEGEKLYLNPSFKIADLSELSNINSRKISQVINQTQQKNFSSFINDYRLKEVKKRLTDEKYGNLSILGIAQECGFKSGGRFNVLFKEKYGVTPSQYRKTVFKSN; encoded by the coding sequence ATGGCAATTATTAAAATAGCTAACATTTCCCTGGTATTAATTGAAGCTTTTAGTGATGTTGAGTTTTCAGATATATTTCGAATATCATTGATAATTATTGCTGCGATTCCAATTTTCATAATGGCATATCGAGAGATGAATTTTAAAAGAACTTTTGAGCCTCAATATGAAAAATATGGTGATTCAGGAGTTAGTAATTCTGAAATTAAAAAATATTCTGATCGTATTATCTCTTTAATTGAAGGTGAGAAATTGTACTTAAACCCTTCTTTTAAAATTGCGGATTTATCTGAATTATCAAATATTAACTCAAGGAAAATTTCGCAGGTTATAAATCAAACTCAACAAAAAAATTTTTCTTCATTTATTAATGATTACAGGCTCAAAGAAGTTAAGAAAAGACTGACAGACGAAAAATATGGGAACCTTTCTATATTGGGAATTGCACAAGAATGCGGTTTTAAATCAGGGGGAAGATTTAATGTTTTATTTAAGGAAAAATATGGAGTAACTCCTTCACAATATAGGAAAACAGTGTTTAAATCTAATTAA